From Candidatus Bathyarchaeota archaeon, the proteins below share one genomic window:
- a CDS encoding CBS domain-containing protein, with translation MAGIVIVRDVMTKEVKVVRPDTLVKEVVATMNKFNIGSIVVVQSDRPVGIITERDILRRIVEPCLASEALRAREVMSSPVITIRDMASIDEAANIMARKRIRRLRVTDNERLVGILTFTDIVTQVPNMLGILGELVRPQHRSY, from the coding sequence TAAAAGTTGTCAGACCTGACACGCTTGTTAAAGAGGTTGTAGCTACAATGAACAAGTTCAACATAGGCTCTATTGTTGTCGTGCAGAGCGACCGCCCAGTGGGCATAATTACTGAACGCGACATTCTTCGAAGGATTGTCGAACCGTGCTTAGCGTCAGAAGCTTTGCGTGCGAGAGAAGTTATGAGTAGCCCCGTAATAACTATTCGCGATATGGCTAGCATCGACGAAGCCGCAAATATTATGGCGAGGAAAAGAATTAGAAGGCTTAGGGTTACGGATAACGAGAGACTTGTTGGAATACTCACATTCACCGATATAGTAACACAAGTGCCCAACATGCTAGGGATTCTAGGGGAGCTTGTAAGACCCCAGCACCGTTCATACTAG